AGTGGGAGATGTTGAACGGAATTTTCAGATTGCTAAGGAGAATTATAATCGGGCTCAAATTCAATGTCAGAAAAATCCTCTTGTTGCTGGTTTTCAAATAGAAGAGCAAATTGCTTGTACTGAATTGACCCAGCAGTATAAAATTTATGACAGCTACCTTAGACAAAGAAGTAAAGTGAACTGGCTCAGATGTGGTGATGATAACACAGCCTTTTTTCATGCTTGTTTGAAGCATCAGAAGGAAATTAATCGTATTACTTCTTTTGTTTCTGACACAGGGCAGttagttgaggattttgatgaaGTGGTGGATCATTTTTTAGTGCATTTTCGGAATGCTTTGGGCAGCAACAGTAAGACAGTGAGCACTATCCAGAAAGACTGTTTTATACATGGTAACACTCTTTCTCTTGAGCACCAACTGGAGCTAATCAAACCTTTTTCTTAAAAGGATGTTAAAAATGCTATGTTTAGCATTGGGTTTATTAAGAGTTCGGGTCCAGATGGATATGGTTCGGGGTTCTTTAAAGCTATGTGGAATGAAATTGGTGATGACATTTCAGATGCCATTTTAGGCTTCTTTCAGCATGGATCACTTCCTAAAGGCCTAAATAATGCTTTGTTAACTTTGATTCCTAAAGTTCCGAATCCTACTAAGGCAGTGGAATATCGTCCTATAGCTTGCTGTAATGCATTATATAAATGCATTTCGAATATGATTTGTAGTAGATTGAATGTGGTCCTTCCAGTGCTAATAAACCAAAACCAAGGAGCTTTTGTGAAAAATAGACTTTTAACTCATAATATCCTTATCTTTCAGGATATTCTTAAAGGCTATAGGAGGAAACATATATCTCCTCGTTGCGTGATGAAAGTTGATCTAAGCAAAGCTTATGATTCAATTGATTGGAATTGTTTGGAGGACATTCTAACTGCCTTTTGTTTTCCAGGTCTTTTTATTAAATGGATCATGACTTGTTTAAAGGACTTTTCTTATTCTATTCTGCTAAATGGAAGAATTCAGGGGTGTTTTACAGGAAGGAAGGGATTAATACAAGGGGACCCGATCTCCCCTTTGTTGTTTGTGCTTATTATGGAATATTTTACTAGAAGCCTCATCCAAGCTACTCAGGATAAAGTTTTTAAGTTTCATCCTAGATGCAAAAAGCTGAGATTGGCTAGTTTATGCTTTGCAGATGACCTTGTTCTGTTTTGTAAGGGGAACAACTCTTCAGTTCAGGTTATTCAGGATTGTTTTAAAGCCTTTAGTGCGGTTTCTGGGTTAATAGCTAACTTGGAGAAGTCGAAAATTTATTTTGGGGAGCTGTCTGTGACTGAAACCAGCGAGATATTGAAGGAGATTCAGATTGCTGAAGGGGATTTTCCTCTCAAATATCTTGGGGTGCCTCTAAGACCTACAAAGTGGCAAGCTGGGGACTGTGATGGTATTTTAAAGAAGATAAGGCTGAAGCTTTTTCACTAGTCTAACAAGCATTTGTCCTTTGCTGGAAAATCTCAGCTGATTCACTCAGTGCTTTTGGGGATAAGAGCCTTTTGGATGAGTATCTTCATGCTCCCTAAGAAAATTATTGCTGAGATTGACCATCTTTGCAGGAAATTTCTGTGGGGCTCTAGTGGGAGGAATGATAACAGGAGTAAGTTACATCTCACAAATTGGGATCAAGTCTGCCTTCCCAAACAGATGGGGGGTGTTGGGTTTAAGGATAGTGTTAAATGGAATATGGTTTTGCTTGCCAAATACATATGGGCTGTTTCTACTAAACAGGATGTTCTTTGGGTCAAATGGATAGATGCCATTTACCTTAAAGGACAATGGAATATGGTTTTGCTTGCCAAATACATATGGGTTGTTTCTACTAAACAGGATGTTCTTTGGGTCAAATGGATAGATGCCATTTACCTTAAAGGACAATCAATTTGGGATCATAAGCTTCAAGTAGATGTAAGTTGGTACTGGCGCAATCTCATTAAGTTGTCTACTATCATTAATGCAGAAATCCTGGCTAAGTCTACTGTGAAGAACAAATTACATACCAGCAAGCTATATGAGCTGTTGGTTCACAAGGATAGAGTTCCTTTTTTTCATGTTGTCTGGTGCAATTTATCTATGCCCAAGCATAGATTTATACTTTGGCAAGCGACTTTGGGGCACTTACTAACTAGAGACAACTTGGTTAAGTGTCATTTACAGATTATTTCTGAGTTGTGCCCTGTGTGTGAGTTGCAGCAAGAAAGTCATGATCACCTCTTTTTTCAGTGCCCTTTCTCGCAAATGGTGAGGCAAAGAGTGGCTTCTTGGCTGAATTGGGATATTTGGCCTATCCATTACCAAGAATGGATTAATTGGATGAAGGGGAAGCCGAAAGGTCTCCAGCAAAAACTGCTTGCTGCTGGTCTAGCTGCTGTGGTTTATTTGGTCTGGTGGAATAGGAATCAATGCCTATATAATCATTGTTCTTTCTCTGTTAACTCAGTTTTTACTGTGTTGCAAAATAGTTTATGTGCTAGAGTTAAAAACTTGTCTAGTTGTAAGCTTTCTAGTAAGGATGTAAGGTTTCTTGAGAGTGTTAATTTGTTGTAATCCTCGGTTGGAGGGGCTCTTTTGAGCTGGCTTTGTACTGTTGTTTTTGTGGTTCTATAAAAGTTTcctttcatcaaaaaaaaaaataataataataatattaatattattattatctttatttatttttcaatcattt
The genomic region above belongs to Humulus lupulus chromosome 1, drHumLupu1.1, whole genome shotgun sequence and contains:
- the LOC133829344 gene encoding uncharacterized protein LOC133829344 encodes the protein MGEFHILSWNVRGLNKRDKQRSLSAFCQVNKIGLGAFLETKIKGEKVEDMMRSYFNGWSFYKGIINEGRILLVWKSNILVVDIIQESDQFMHTLIKEVRYNRKYCITFVYGRNTIQERYQLWRDLSNLHFPATAWLLTGDFNSVFNVDDRLGGRPVMAAEVVDAQGWKALGLADELRSIGSHYTWTNNQDGGGFGFRPFKFFNMWIDHANFKRTVLESWYKPVQVVGLDRVMVQLKRLARVLRLFNKQQVGDVERNFQIAKENYNRAQIQCQKNPLVAGFQIEEQIACTELTQQYKIYDSYLRQRSKVNWLRCGDDNTAFFHACLKHQKEINRITSFVSDTGQLVEDFDEVVDHFLVHFRNALGSNSKTDVKNAMFSIGFIKSSGPDGYGSGFFKAMWNEIGDDISDAILGFFQHGSLPKGLNNALLTLIPKVPNPTKAVEYRPIACCNALYKCISNMICSRLNVVLPVLINQNQGAFVKNRLLTHNILIFQDILKGYRRKHISPRCVMKVDLSKAYDSIDWNCLEDILTAFCFPGLFIKWIMTCLKDFSYSILLNGRIQGCFTGRKGLIQGDPISPLLFVLIMEYFTRSLIQATQDKVFKFHPRCKKLRLASLCFADDLVLFCKGNNSSVQVIQDCFKAFSAVSGLIANLEKSKIYFGELSVTETSEILKEIQIAEGDFPLKYLGVPLRPTKWQAGDCDVLLGIRAFWMSIFMLPKKIIAEIDHLCRKFLWGSSGRNDNRSKLHLTNWDQVCLPKQMGGVGFKDSVKWNMVLLAKYIWAVSTKQDVLWVKWIDAIYLKGQWNMVLLAKYIWVVSTKQDVLWVKWIDAIYLKGQSIWDHKLQVDVSWYWRNLIKLSTIINAEILAKSTVKNKLHTSKLYELLVHKDRVPFFHVVWCNLSMPKHRFILWQATLGHLLTRDNLVKCHLQIISELCPVCELQQESHDHLFFQCPFSQMVRQRVASWLNWDIWPIHYQEWINWMKGKPKGLQQKLLAAGLAAVVYLVWWNRNQCLYNHCSFSVNSVFTVLQNSLCARVKNLSSCKLSSKDVRFLESVNLL